The Comamonas sp. GB3 AK4-5 genome includes a region encoding these proteins:
- a CDS encoding DUF1266 domain-containing protein: MIKSLFIVLLPFAAIYGLMQIHWLLGSLALVGMCWVVRKSWRKAKEAQRRGDMSSYSTGSDALNWALALAHPMAFHSIQDGFSGAVSGTDDQLTLQLRPQVLHHLGLRTDLSDEQAQEQLPAALRQRWFMLDLQRPHREDDLRAAMAFACARVAFFVRSARMLNLLPDEAHLHILLLNAQRAQECFGSWQDFGSAYARGRAQWLAQGRADVLGKLFSEDEVAQWVTEPQHPWHAMDWQLALLPQGAAT, from the coding sequence GTGATCAAATCCCTTTTCATCGTGCTACTGCCTTTTGCAGCCATCTACGGGCTGATGCAAATCCACTGGCTGCTGGGCAGCCTGGCCCTGGTGGGCATGTGCTGGGTGGTACGCAAGAGCTGGCGCAAAGCCAAAGAGGCCCAGCGGCGTGGCGACATGTCCAGCTACAGCACCGGCAGCGACGCGCTGAACTGGGCGCTGGCCCTGGCCCACCCCATGGCCTTCCACTCCATACAGGACGGTTTTTCCGGTGCGGTATCCGGAACCGACGACCAACTGACCCTGCAACTGCGCCCCCAGGTGCTGCACCACCTGGGTTTGCGCACCGACCTCAGCGACGAGCAGGCCCAGGAACAACTGCCCGCCGCGCTGCGCCAGCGCTGGTTCATGCTGGACCTGCAGCGCCCCCACCGCGAAGACGATCTGCGTGCCGCCATGGCATTTGCCTGCGCGCGCGTGGCCTTTTTTGTGCGCAGCGCGCGCATGCTGAATCTGCTGCCGGACGAGGCCCATCTGCACATCCTGCTGCTCAACGCCCAGCGTGCCCAGGAATGCTTTGGCAGCTGGCAGGATTTCGGCAGCGCCTACGCCCGGGGCCGCGCGCAATGGCTGGCCCAGGGCCGAGCCGATGTGCTGGGCAAGCTGTTCAGCGAGGACGAGGTGGCGCAATGGGT